The genomic interval GGCCGTGGCCAACGTCAACGGCCCCATTCGCGACCTGCTGCTGGGCAAGGATCCGGCCGACCAAAAGGCACTGGACCAGGCGATGATCGAGCTGGACGGCACCGAGAACAAGGCCAGCCTGGGCGCCAACGCGATCCTCGCCGTGTCCCTCGCCGCCGCCAAGGCTGCCGCCAAGGACAAGGGCGTGCCGCTGTATGCGCACATCGCCGATCTGAATGGCACCCCGGGCGTCTACTCCATGCCGGTGCCGATGATGAACATCATCAACGGCGGCGAACATGCCGACAACAACGTCGACATTCAGGAGTTCATGGTACAGCCGGTCGGCGCCAAGACCTTCGCCGACGCGCTGCGCATGGGCGCCGAGATCTTCCACCACCTCAAGGCCGTGCTGAAGGCCCGTGGCCTCAATACCGCAGTGGGTGACGAGGGCGGCTTCGCGCCGAACCTGGCCTCCAACGAGGATGCCCTGGCCGCCATCGCCGAGGCGGTCGAGAAAGCCGGCTACAAGCTGGGCAGCGACGTGACCCTGGCCCTGGACTGCGCTTCCAGCGAGTTCTACAAGGACGGCAAGTACGACCTGGCCGGCGAGGGCAAGGTGTTCGACGCCGCCGGCTTCGCCGATTACCTGGCCGGCCTGACCCAGCGCTATCCGATCATCTCCATCGAGGACGGCATGGACGAGTCCGACTGGGCCGGCTGGAAGGGGCTGACCGACAAGATCGGTGCCAAGGTGCAACTGGTCGGCGACGACCTGTTCGTGACCAACACCAAGATCCTCAAGGAGGGCATCGAGAAGGGCATCGCCAACTCGATCCTGATCAAGTTCAACCAGATCGGCTCGCTGACCGAAACCCTGGAGGCCATCCAGATGGCCAAGGCTGCCGGCTACACCGCGGTGATCTCGCATCGCTCCGGCGAAACCGAGGACAGCACCATCGCCGATCTGGCCGTGGGCACCGCTGCCGGCCAGATCAAAACCGGCTCGCTGTGCCGCTCCGACCGCGTGTCCAAGTACAACCAGCTCCTGCGCATCGAGGAGCAACTGGGCGCCAAGGCTCCCTACAAGGGGCGTGCCGAGTTCCGCAGCTGATCTCGC from Azotobacter salinestris carries:
- the eno gene encoding phosphopyruvate hydratase; protein product: MAKIVDIKGREVLDSRGNPTVEADVILDNGIIGSACAPSGASTGSREALELRDGDKARYLGKGVLKAVANVNGPIRDLLLGKDPADQKALDQAMIELDGTENKASLGANAILAVSLAAAKAAAKDKGVPLYAHIADLNGTPGVYSMPVPMMNIINGGEHADNNVDIQEFMVQPVGAKTFADALRMGAEIFHHLKAVLKARGLNTAVGDEGGFAPNLASNEDALAAIAEAVEKAGYKLGSDVTLALDCASSEFYKDGKYDLAGEGKVFDAAGFADYLAGLTQRYPIISIEDGMDESDWAGWKGLTDKIGAKVQLVGDDLFVTNTKILKEGIEKGIANSILIKFNQIGSLTETLEAIQMAKAAGYTAVISHRSGETEDSTIADLAVGTAAGQIKTGSLCRSDRVSKYNQLLRIEEQLGAKAPYKGRAEFRS